In a genomic window of Dyadobacter fermentans DSM 18053:
- a CDS encoding efflux RND transporter permease subunit translates to MKFIETILKRPSMIIVLFAILFIGGLASYNQLSYVLLPEFSVPTITITTLYPGAAPTEVEAEVSKKIEDAVSGLDNIEDVTSKSMESASLVIVQFKAGTDIDKALEDAQRDVNNMLSDLPDDAETPSLSKISPSDQPIMQLLATSSLPNEVFYQQVEDKYLPMLQQIEGVAEITMTGGDQREIRINVNNDKLRFYGLSLLQVTQAINQANLDFPTGKVKSTSENMTLRLAGKFASLDDIRNLVITSPVSGSPIRVGDVANITDGLTDAESISRYNGVNGIGLFIKKQSDANAVEISKTVQEKLASIEKVNAKDKVKFAIAYDSSIFTLESVEAVTHDLVIAVILVAVVMLLFLHSFRNAFIVMVSVPASLIAAFLFMYVMGYSLNLMTLLALSLVIGILVDDSIVILENIQRHLEMGKNRWDATVEGVTEIGFAALAITLVIVVVFVPITMVNSVIADLLRQFSLTVAFATMVSLLVSFTLTPWMTSNMAKVEHLNPKNPAQAFLIWFEKGLTALTKWYHGSLQWVLGHKLAFSGILVAIVVMTGWVMSLGIIGSEFVAEGDQGKFLLTMKLDKSASLQQNNLTARSIEDYLRQKPEVKTIFANVGGASTGLSSSGRGETNRTELTVELTPVSERQNAQPTEDYMLAVRKELEQKFAGVEFNSAAIGMVNSGTAPIEIFLSGDNLDKILASANDLANRLRKTPGVNDVNVSVEAGNPEVRVDIDREKMAKLGLDIQTVGATMQNAFAGNDDSKFRDGGEDYDIRIMLDAFDRKNPEDVKAITFYSPVAKQSVQLAQFADVTLSTGPSIVERKNRRSSVTVTANTLGIGSGTLVSNIQAGLKENPLPDDIILTWGGDAKNQSEGFGSLGLAMLAGLMLVYFIMVLLYDSFVYPFVVLFSIPVAVIGALLALALSSSNIGIFAMLGMLMLIGLVVKNAILIVDFANQQKAEGVPFRKAILTAGEERLRPILMTTIAMVIGMVPIATATGAGAEWKNSLAWVLIGGLTSSMILTIYLVPMAYYLVDRLGEKWNAWRAKSGRVQESVVVEEI, encoded by the coding sequence ATGAAATTCATTGAAACCATTCTGAAGCGCCCTTCGATGATCATCGTGTTGTTCGCGATTCTGTTCATCGGCGGGTTGGCTTCTTACAATCAGCTCAGCTATGTGCTGCTGCCGGAATTTTCCGTTCCGACGATTACCATTACCACATTATATCCAGGCGCGGCGCCCACGGAGGTAGAGGCCGAGGTCAGCAAGAAGATCGAGGATGCGGTGTCCGGCCTGGATAATATTGAAGACGTGACTTCCAAATCCATGGAAAGCGCCTCGCTCGTGATCGTGCAGTTTAAGGCGGGTACCGACATTGACAAGGCATTGGAAGATGCCCAGCGCGATGTGAACAACATGCTCAGCGACCTGCCCGACGATGCGGAAACGCCCTCATTGTCCAAAATCTCGCCGAGCGACCAGCCCATTATGCAGCTTCTGGCGACGTCCAGCCTGCCCAACGAAGTTTTTTACCAGCAGGTAGAAGACAAATACCTGCCGATGTTGCAGCAGATCGAAGGCGTGGCGGAGATCACCATGACCGGCGGCGACCAGCGCGAGATCCGTATTAATGTCAATAATGATAAACTGCGTTTTTACGGCTTGTCGCTGTTGCAGGTGACACAGGCCATTAACCAGGCCAACCTCGACTTTCCGACCGGAAAAGTAAAAAGCACGTCGGAAAATATGACGCTCCGACTTGCAGGTAAGTTTGCCTCGCTCGATGACATTCGCAACCTCGTGATCACCTCTCCCGTGAGTGGCAGCCCGATCCGCGTGGGGGATGTGGCCAACATTACCGACGGCCTTACCGACGCCGAGAGCATCAGCCGGTACAATGGCGTGAACGGGATTGGGTTGTTTATCAAAAAACAATCCGATGCCAATGCCGTGGAAATCAGTAAAACCGTGCAGGAGAAACTGGCGTCCATTGAGAAGGTGAATGCCAAAGATAAGGTCAAATTCGCCATCGCTTACGACAGTTCGATATTCACACTGGAATCTGTGGAAGCGGTGACGCACGACCTGGTGATCGCGGTAATTCTTGTGGCGGTGGTAATGCTGTTGTTCCTGCACAGCTTCCGGAACGCATTCATCGTAATGGTGTCGGTACCGGCCTCGCTCATTGCCGCATTCTTGTTTATGTATGTGATGGGCTACTCGCTTAACCTGATGACGCTGCTTGCACTTTCGCTCGTGATTGGTATCCTTGTGGATGACTCCATTGTGATCCTGGAAAACATCCAGCGGCATTTGGAAATGGGTAAAAACCGCTGGGATGCCACGGTGGAAGGAGTTACGGAGATTGGCTTTGCGGCGTTGGCCATTACGCTCGTGATCGTGGTCGTGTTCGTGCCGATCACGATGGTAAACTCGGTGATCGCGGACTTGCTGCGCCAGTTTTCGCTCACGGTGGCATTTGCGACGATGGTCAGCTTGCTCGTTAGTTTTACATTAACGCCATGGATGACGTCCAACATGGCGAAAGTCGAACATTTGAACCCCAAAAATCCCGCGCAGGCTTTCCTGATCTGGTTTGAAAAAGGTTTGACGGCGTTGACCAAATGGTACCACGGCTCCCTGCAATGGGTGCTGGGCCATAAGCTGGCATTCTCGGGCATTCTGGTGGCGATTGTGGTGATGACCGGCTGGGTGATGAGCCTGGGCATTATCGGGTCGGAGTTTGTGGCGGAGGGTGACCAGGGGAAATTCCTGCTCACGATGAAGCTCGACAAAAGCGCCTCATTGCAACAAAACAACCTCACCGCGCGAAGCATTGAAGACTACCTGCGTCAGAAACCGGAGGTGAAAACGATTTTCGCGAACGTGGGCGGCGCGAGTACCGGCCTAAGCAGCTCCGGCCGCGGCGAAACCAACCGCACCGAATTGACCGTTGAGCTTACCCCCGTGTCGGAGCGCCAGAATGCACAACCGACGGAAGATTATATGCTGGCCGTGCGAAAGGAATTGGAACAAAAATTCGCTGGCGTGGAATTCAACTCCGCGGCCATCGGGATGGTGAATTCCGGCACGGCGCCCATTGAAATATTCCTGAGCGGCGATAACCTGGACAAAATTCTCGCCTCTGCCAACGACCTCGCCAACCGCCTCCGCAAAACGCCCGGCGTAAACGACGTGAACGTGTCCGTAGAAGCAGGTAACCCCGAAGTACGCGTGGACATCGACCGTGAAAAAATGGCGAAACTGGGATTGGACATTCAAACAGTAGGCGCAACCATGCAGAATGCATTCGCCGGCAACGACGATTCCAAATTCCGCGATGGGGGAGAGGACTACGATATCCGCATTATGCTCGACGCATTCGACCGCAAAAATCCGGAAGATGTGAAGGCGATCACATTTTATAGCCCGGTGGCTAAGCAATCCGTGCAGCTGGCTCAGTTTGCCGATGTAACGCTCAGCACTGGCCCAAGTATTGTAGAGCGCAAAAACCGTCGTTCATCCGTCACAGTCACCGCCAATACATTAGGGATTGGATCGGGAACTTTGGTGAGTAATATTCAGGCCGGTTTAAAGGAAAATCCGCTCCCGGACGACATTATACTTACCTGGGGCGGCGACGCCAAAAACCAGAGCGAAGGCTTCGGTTCACTGGGGCTGGCAATGTTGGCAGGGCTCATGCTGGTATATTTCATCATGGTGCTGCTTTACGACAGTTTTGTGTACCCGTTTGTGGTACTGTTCTCGATCCCGGTAGCGGTGATCGGGGCGCTGCTCGCGCTGGCATTGTCATCGTCCAATATCGGGATATTCGCGATGCTTGGGATGCTGATGCTCATAGGATTGGTGGTGAAGAATGCGATCCTGATCGTCGACTTTGCCAACCAGCAAAAGGCCGAGGGCGTACCGTTCCGCAAGGCCATTCTGACAGCCGGGGAGGAGCGTCTGAGGCCGATCCTGATGACCACGATCGCGATGGTGATCGGGATGGTGCCGATCGCGACTGCAACGGGCGCCGGGGCCGAATGGAAGAATTCCCTGGCATGGGTGCTCATCGGCGGTCTCACCAGTTCGATGATCCTCACGATTTACCTCGTGCCGATGGCGTACTACCTGGTAGATCGCCTCGGGGAAAAGTGGAATGCGTGGCGCGCCAAGTCGGGCAGGGTACAGGAAAGCGTTGTAGTGGAAGAAATTTAA
- a CDS encoding efflux RND transporter periplasmic adaptor subunit, protein MKRLLIFLGIIAVLGLTAAKLLSNKEKTEQKVYIPDPDPKVGVKVAVAEVRDLSQESGFLGSFNPNRKAEIRPQASGEIVKLNVEVGQHVAAGQLIAKIDDEQLHYQVEALQVTLEGYQNDLKRYEALVKGDAVPAVNIERTQLSIRSTQAQIKQLNKQIKNTSIIAPFGGIITAKMVEKGSVVSQGTPIAEITDISSLKLVVNIPEKSVNEFKTGKRIPVRTDVYPHANFNGRVTMVAAQGDEAHNYPVEITVQNSGANPLKAGMYGSIASDSKVKGEALAVPRQAIMGSAKQPQLYVVENGKAALRDVSVGATTNEYYEITKGLKAGDRVVTSGQINLQNGTSVIAQ, encoded by the coding sequence ATGAAACGCCTACTCATCTTCCTGGGAATTATTGCCGTGCTGGGGCTTACGGCGGCGAAGTTGCTGAGCAACAAGGAAAAAACGGAGCAAAAAGTGTATATCCCCGATCCTGATCCCAAGGTAGGGGTGAAGGTGGCCGTGGCAGAGGTGCGTGATTTGTCGCAGGAATCGGGTTTTTTGGGGTCGTTTAATCCTAACCGGAAGGCGGAAATCCGTCCGCAGGCCAGCGGCGAGATCGTGAAATTGAATGTGGAAGTAGGCCAGCATGTGGCGGCAGGTCAGCTGATTGCCAAAATCGACGACGAGCAGCTGCATTACCAGGTGGAAGCATTGCAGGTGACTTTGGAAGGTTATCAGAACGATTTGAAACGCTATGAAGCATTGGTGAAAGGCGATGCAGTGCCGGCAGTGAACATCGAGCGCACCCAGCTGAGCATCCGCAGCACGCAGGCGCAGATCAAGCAATTGAACAAACAGATTAAAAACACCAGCATTATCGCCCCGTTCGGCGGCATTATCACGGCCAAAATGGTGGAAAAAGGCTCGGTAGTAAGCCAGGGAACGCCCATCGCGGAAATTACCGACATTTCTTCATTGAAACTGGTGGTAAATATCCCGGAGAAATCGGTAAATGAGTTCAAAACCGGTAAAAGGATTCCCGTGCGTACGGATGTGTACCCGCATGCGAATTTCAACGGCCGCGTGACGATGGTAGCCGCACAGGGCGACGAGGCGCACAATTATCCGGTAGAAATCACCGTGCAGAATTCAGGTGCCAATCCATTGAAGGCCGGTATGTACGGCTCGATTGCGAGCGATTCGAAGGTGAAGGGCGAGGCATTGGCCGTGCCGCGGCAGGCCATTATGGGCTCGGCGAAGCAGCCGCAACTATATGTAGTCGAAAACGGCAAGGCCGCATTGCGCGACGTGAGTGTGGGCGCGACGACGAACGAATACTACGAAATCACCAAAGGTCTCAAAGCCGGCGACCGCGTGGTGACGAGCGGGCAGATCAACCTGCAAAACGGCACATCGGTTATTGCGCAATAA
- a CDS encoding NAD-dependent epimerase/dehydratase family protein, translating into MKEKLFITGASGFIGYHLVAAALEAGMEVHAAVRPSSDLSFLKKLNADPKDLVYVNADFTSKDKLKKLLEDGGYAYIIHAAGVTKAKTAAAYNQVNADYSLNLAQAAVSVDVPLKRFVFLSSLAALGPAAYNAAQPITEETLPVPVTDYGRSKLLAEQYLKTVNGLPLSIIRPTAVYGPGEKDLFVLFKTLSKGLDAYIGKGPQRLSFVYVTDLVTATMAALRETDKGMTVYNISDGQAYDRYALADQFRAISGKTIFRTHLPLLLVEMVARFLDLVYAKSSTTPVLNQEKLKELTAPNWICSIDAARSRLHYQPQYNLHRGLAETLTWYKENKWL; encoded by the coding sequence ATGAAGGAAAAGCTATTCATCACAGGGGCCAGCGGATTTATAGGTTACCACCTGGTAGCAGCGGCACTCGAAGCAGGCATGGAAGTCCATGCGGCGGTGAGGCCCAGCAGCGACCTGAGTTTCCTTAAAAAGCTGAATGCAGATCCGAAGGACCTCGTGTATGTGAATGCTGATTTTACTTCGAAAGATAAATTGAAAAAGCTGCTGGAAGATGGCGGTTATGCCTACATCATCCACGCGGCGGGAGTGACCAAAGCCAAAACCGCTGCTGCCTACAACCAGGTGAATGCAGATTACTCGCTGAACCTCGCGCAGGCGGCCGTGTCCGTGGACGTTCCGTTGAAGCGGTTTGTGTTTTTGAGCAGCCTCGCGGCATTAGGCCCGGCGGCTTACAATGCAGCCCAGCCGATTACGGAAGAAACCTTGCCTGTTCCGGTGACGGATTACGGAAGAAGCAAGCTGTTGGCTGAGCAATACCTGAAAACAGTGAATGGCCTGCCGCTGAGCATTATCCGCCCGACAGCAGTGTATGGCCCCGGCGAAAAGGACCTGTTCGTCCTTTTTAAAACACTCAGCAAAGGGCTGGATGCCTACATCGGCAAAGGCCCGCAACGGTTGAGTTTCGTATATGTGACAGACCTCGTGACGGCTACCATGGCGGCATTGAGGGAAACGGACAAGGGAATGACTGTTTACAATATCTCGGACGGACAGGCATATGACCGTTACGCATTGGCAGACCAGTTCAGGGCCATCAGCGGGAAGACCATTTTCCGCACGCACCTGCCGCTGCTGCTCGTCGAAATGGTAGCCAGGTTCCTGGATCTTGTTTATGCAAAATCATCAACAACACCGGTTTTAAACCAAGAAAAACTAAAAGAACTCACAGCCCCTAACTGGATATGTAGCATAGATGCGGCCCGAAGTCGCCTGCATTACCAACCGCAATACAATCTGCACCGAGGCCTCGCAGAGACATTGACCTGGTATAAGGAGAATAAGTGGCTCTAA
- a CDS encoding TolC family protein translates to MKHLFHVTGMLCLMLFQRTEAQEYDLNQLLDLAMKNDFTVQTAQLDEAKVNAQISEVKAGMLPTLNVSGDYKRYFKIPGQVVPASAFGGPEGQFTTLAFGLPYNLSTTAQVTQALYNPSLKYALKAASLNRELTSLSTTKTKEDVAYNVTDAYYSLVTVSQQMAFLDSNLISLDRLYKVSDLLYQNKLGQRVDVDRILINKTSTQTQQATLRDNYNQLVNLLKYYAGIPQNDSLRIMISVRDVALPTYADWDKTRRTDVALLQKQKDLNELQDKNIRSGLIPTVNAYGVANMAFYAQGGENSTFQDVPGYWAGLQLNWNVFDGLARRAKRSQNMIDKQKLDVQLRQVSEVIQMEENNARNKFGVEQKNINAKKDQVALAEKVYKQIQLQFKEGTVSLTDVIQAENSLLDAQNNYLTSLVQLLKAELEWKKATGQLVQK, encoded by the coding sequence ATGAAACACCTGTTCCATGTCACAGGAATGCTATGCCTGATGCTTTTTCAACGAACGGAAGCGCAGGAATACGACCTGAACCAACTGCTCGACCTGGCTATGAAAAACGACTTTACCGTGCAAACGGCGCAGTTGGATGAAGCAAAGGTGAATGCGCAGATCAGCGAGGTGAAAGCGGGCATGCTGCCTACGCTCAATGTGTCGGGGGATTACAAGCGATACTTCAAAATCCCGGGCCAGGTGGTGCCGGCGAGTGCGTTCGGCGGGCCCGAGGGACAGTTTACCACGCTTGCATTCGGGTTGCCGTATAACCTGTCGACCACGGCGCAAGTGACTCAGGCTCTGTATAATCCATCCCTTAAATACGCATTGAAAGCCGCCAGTCTAAACCGCGAACTGACCTCGCTCAGCACCACGAAAACGAAGGAAGATGTGGCTTATAACGTAACCGACGCCTATTATAGCCTCGTGACCGTGTCGCAGCAAATGGCGTTTCTGGACAGCAACCTCATTTCCCTCGATCGATTGTATAAAGTGTCGGACCTCCTATATCAGAACAAGTTAGGCCAGCGCGTGGATGTGGACAGGATTTTGATCAACAAAACAAGCACGCAAACGCAGCAGGCAACGCTTCGGGACAATTACAACCAGCTTGTTAACCTTTTGAAATACTACGCAGGCATTCCTCAAAACGATTCTTTGCGTATAATGATAAGCGTTCGTGATGTGGCGTTGCCGACCTATGCCGATTGGGACAAAACCAGACGCACTGACGTGGCATTGCTGCAAAAGCAAAAAGACCTTAACGAATTGCAGGACAAGAATATACGCTCTGGCCTGATCCCGACCGTAAATGCCTACGGCGTGGCAAACATGGCCTTCTACGCACAAGGCGGCGAGAACTCAACCTTCCAGGATGTACCGGGCTACTGGGCCGGTTTGCAGCTCAACTGGAATGTGTTCGATGGCCTGGCCCGAAGGGCGAAACGCAGCCAGAATATGATCGACAAGCAGAAGCTCGACGTGCAGCTCCGGCAGGTTAGCGAGGTCATTCAAATGGAAGAAAACAATGCACGCAACAAGTTCGGCGTGGAGCAAAAGAACATCAATGCCAAAAAAGACCAGGTAGCGCTTGCCGAAAAAGTGTACAAGCAAATCCAGCTGCAATTCAAGGAAGGAACGGTGTCGCTCACGGACGTGATCCAGGCCGAAAACAGCCTCCTCGACGCGCAAAACAACTACCTGACATCACTCGTACAACTCCTGAAAGCCGAGCTCGAATGGAAAAAAGCCACCGGGCAACTCGTTCAGAAATAA
- a CDS encoding DUF5686 and carboxypeptidase-like regulatory domain-containing protein: MKAINKSMWQYILMVISILQIGAGLANAQSTTTIKGTVTDAKTGETLPFVSILIPGTTMGTASDADGRYALTLREDHATIKFTYVGYVAIEKPIKPGVSQTIDVKMAVDASMLKEVTVKTKARYRNKDNPAVQLIREVIAHKDENRPSSNNFLEYEQYEKISLALSNLSDQFKEKRIFRNYQFLFKSQDSSAMGGKNMLPAYIQEKLSKVYFRKSPYNKKQYVLANRRAEFDAKFVDNDGLSAYFNRLYEDVNIYDNDISIATNLLLSPIANSAPTFYKFFIRDTVKTSTPWLIELGFVPRNKTDMLFEGKLFITLDGKYGVQNAYLTVNKDINLNFMRDLEARLEFEKGDDGRYFMTKSTLAMEFALGEKNGGLYGQRTVNFKDYIINQPQPDSIYRGPGEEIVYNPEVKTNEDFWASKRHIPLERTEQDIYKNIDTLQTIPSFKRTMDIATLFLSGYKSFGAVEVGPVNTFYSFNPVEGFRLRFGGRTTTDLSKRVYFETYAAYGFKDRKWKYFLSGTYSFNNKSVYHFPLHYIRASFQRDTKIPGQELQFVQEDNFLLSFKRGDNNRWLYNDIYKLEYVREFESRFSYKIGFTQWRQTPAGVLRYERMGEGGELQRAESLNNTEANIELRYAPKEQYYQGKLYRTPIINKYPIFTLRYNAGLKGVFEGENNYHNVALNIQKRFYLSQFGFADITAEGGYIFGNQIQFPLLTIHRANQTYAYQLNSYNLMNFLEFASDHYASLDVQYYLNGFLFNKIPLLKKLKLREVVSFKGLVGGLRDENNPAFNPGLYRFASDADGRPITYTLSREPYIEGSVGIANIFKLLRVDLVKRFTYLDNPNVSEWGIRARFRLDF; the protein is encoded by the coding sequence ATGAAAGCAATCAACAAGTCGATGTGGCAGTATATACTCATGGTGATCAGCATCTTGCAGATCGGCGCGGGACTGGCCAATGCACAATCGACGACTACTATAAAAGGTACCGTTACAGATGCGAAAACCGGGGAAACCCTGCCGTTCGTGTCGATCCTTATCCCGGGAACTACCATGGGGACCGCCTCCGATGCCGATGGCCGTTACGCATTGACCCTGCGCGAAGACCACGCCACGATCAAATTCACTTATGTAGGTTATGTAGCCATCGAAAAGCCGATCAAGCCGGGCGTAAGCCAGACGATCGACGTGAAAATGGCCGTGGATGCCTCCATGCTCAAAGAAGTGACCGTTAAAACCAAAGCCCGCTACCGCAACAAGGATAATCCGGCGGTGCAGCTTATACGCGAGGTGATCGCGCACAAGGATGAGAACAGGCCATCGAGCAACAACTTTTTGGAATACGAACAATACGAGAAGATTTCGCTCGCATTGAGCAACCTTTCCGACCAGTTCAAGGAGAAACGCATTTTCAGGAATTACCAGTTTTTGTTCAAAAGCCAGGATTCCTCGGCGATGGGCGGCAAAAATATGCTTCCGGCCTACATTCAGGAGAAACTCTCTAAGGTCTATTTCCGGAAAAGTCCTTATAACAAGAAACAATACGTGCTGGCCAACCGCCGGGCGGAATTCGATGCCAAGTTTGTGGATAACGATGGTTTGAGCGCTTATTTCAACCGTTTGTACGAAGATGTCAACATTTACGACAACGACATCTCCATTGCCACCAACCTGCTGCTGAGCCCGATCGCGAACTCCGCACCGACATTCTATAAGTTCTTCATCCGCGACACCGTGAAAACGAGCACGCCGTGGCTGATTGAGCTGGGTTTTGTGCCACGCAACAAAACGGATATGCTTTTTGAAGGTAAACTATTCATTACCCTAGATGGTAAGTACGGCGTGCAGAATGCCTATCTGACGGTCAACAAAGACATTAACCTCAACTTCATGCGCGACCTCGAAGCGCGTCTGGAATTTGAGAAAGGCGACGACGGCCGGTATTTCATGACCAAGTCGACCCTCGCAATGGAATTTGCATTGGGCGAGAAAAACGGCGGCTTGTACGGTCAGCGCACGGTGAATTTCAAGGATTACATCATCAACCAGCCGCAGCCCGACAGCATTTACCGTGGGCCGGGCGAGGAAATCGTGTACAATCCGGAGGTGAAGACCAATGAGGATTTCTGGGCGAGCAAGCGCCACATCCCACTGGAACGCACCGAGCAGGACATTTACAAGAATATCGACACGCTGCAAACCATCCCGTCATTCAAGCGCACGATGGATATTGCTACCCTCTTCCTTTCCGGCTACAAGTCATTCGGCGCGGTAGAAGTGGGGCCGGTGAACACGTTTTACAGTTTCAACCCTGTGGAAGGTTTCCGCCTCCGTTTCGGTGGCCGTACCACCACGGATCTGAGCAAGCGCGTGTATTTCGAAACTTACGCGGCTTATGGTTTCAAGGACCGGAAATGGAAGTACTTTCTGAGCGGAACCTATTCATTTAATAATAAATCGGTTTACCACTTCCCGCTGCATTACATCCGGGCGAGCTTCCAGCGCGACACCAAAATTCCCGGTCAGGAGTTGCAGTTTGTGCAGGAGGATAACTTTCTGTTGTCGTTCAAGCGCGGGGATAATAACCGGTGGTTGTACAACGATATTTACAAACTGGAATACGTGCGCGAGTTCGAGAGCCGCTTTTCCTACAAAATCGGTTTCACCCAATGGAGACAAACTCCCGCCGGCGTGCTGCGCTACGAGCGGATGGGCGAAGGCGGCGAACTACAACGCGCCGAATCACTGAATAATACGGAGGCGAACATCGAGCTGCGCTACGCGCCGAAAGAGCAATATTACCAGGGCAAGCTGTACCGCACGCCGATCATCAACAAGTACCCGATTTTCACATTGCGCTACAATGCAGGTTTGAAAGGCGTTTTTGAAGGTGAAAACAACTACCATAATGTGGCATTGAACATTCAGAAGCGGTTCTACCTGTCGCAATTCGGCTTCGCGGACATTACGGCGGAGGGCGGTTATATTTTTGGTAATCAAATCCAGTTTCCGCTGCTCACCATCCACCGCGCCAACCAGACTTACGCTTACCAGCTGAATTCATACAACCTGATGAACTTCCTGGAATTCGCGAGCGACCATTACGCGAGCCTGGATGTGCAATATTATCTCAATGGCTTTTTGTTTAATAAAATACCATTGCTGAAAAAGCTGAAACTGCGTGAGGTAGTGAGCTTCAAAGGGCTGGTAGGCGGCTTGCGGGATGAAAACAATCCGGCGTTCAATCCGGGCTTGTACCGCTTCGCGAGCGATGCCGACGGCCGGCCGATCACTTATACATTGTCGCGCGAGCCTTATATCGAAGGCAGCGTGGGTATTGCCAACATTTTCAAGCTGTTGCGTGTGGATCTGGTAAAACGTTTTACGTACCTCGACAATCCGAATGTGTCGGAATGGGGTATCCGGGCGCGGTTCAGGCTTGATTTTTAA
- a CDS encoding TetR/AcrR family transcriptional regulator, giving the protein MKCVTEKSEDRIREAAKRVFLKKGFDGTTSRDIAKEADMNIALTNYYFRSKEKLFLEIFKDVLEDYFQRMLAILNKETDIKNKISELIDNDFEMMKKEPDLVIFIMNEMHKAPQRLFPDMSIFRQVRESYLKKQIEEGVANGTLRAMDLEHILPLIKCGVEFIFMGREIHKELFQMTDQEFEKYAQEQKEHIKAMVCNYLVLK; this is encoded by the coding sequence GTGAAGTGCGTTACAGAAAAAAGTGAAGACAGGATAAGGGAAGCGGCGAAGCGTGTTTTTCTGAAAAAGGGTTTTGACGGCACCACCTCGCGTGACATTGCGAAGGAGGCCGATATGAACATTGCATTGACCAACTACTATTTCAGGAGCAAGGAAAAGCTGTTTCTGGAAATATTCAAAGATGTGCTAGAAGACTATTTCCAGCGGATGCTCGCGATCCTGAACAAGGAGACTGATATAAAAAATAAGATTTCGGAGCTGATCGACAACGACTTCGAAATGATGAAAAAGGAGCCCGACCTGGTAATTTTCATCATGAACGAAATGCACAAGGCGCCTCAGCGACTGTTTCCGGATATGTCGATATTCCGGCAGGTGCGGGAAAGTTACCTGAAAAAGCAGATCGAAGAGGGAGTGGCTAACGGCACGTTGCGGGCCATGGACCTGGAACACATTCTTCCGCTGATCAAATGCGGTGTAGAATTCATTTTCATGGGCCGGGAAATTCACAAGGAGCTGTTTCAAATGACCGACCAGGAATTTGAAAAGTATGCGCAGGAACAGAAAGAGCACATTAAGGCAATGGTGTGCAACTACCTCGTGTTGAAGTAG
- the spt gene encoding serine palmitoyltransferase: MGKILNNRIAEFKDPAIARAKGVYPFFRPIESGQDTEVIINGKPVLMFGSNSYLGLTSHPYIIEASQKAAQKYGTGCAGSRFLNGTLDIHEELERRLAKYTGKEGAVLFSTGYQANLGALSCLTGRNDYLILDESDHASIIDGSRLSFSKVIKYKHNDMDDLRKKLALLPEEAVKLIATDGIFSMEGDIVKLPELNAIAQEYDATVLVDDAHSLGVIGEKGAGTASYFGLTETTDLIMGTFSKSLASLGGFIAGDAATIDYLKHRARSLMFSASMTPASVGSTLAALDIIETEPHHMERLWANTRYAKELLLVNGFDLGATESPILPLYIRDNEKTFIMTRRLQDEGVFVNPVVSPGVRPEQSLIRFSLMATHTFSQIEEAVDKMSRIYREVCPDAIIERQRL; the protein is encoded by the coding sequence ATGGGTAAAATCTTAAATAATCGCATCGCCGAATTCAAAGACCCGGCGATCGCAAGAGCAAAAGGTGTATATCCTTTTTTCAGACCGATCGAGTCCGGACAGGACACAGAGGTTATCATCAACGGGAAGCCGGTCCTCATGTTCGGATCCAATTCCTACCTGGGACTCACTTCCCATCCCTACATCATCGAAGCGTCGCAAAAAGCCGCGCAGAAATACGGAACAGGTTGCGCGGGCTCGCGCTTCCTCAACGGAACCCTCGATATCCACGAGGAGCTGGAACGCCGCCTCGCCAAATACACTGGCAAAGAAGGAGCAGTGCTGTTCAGCACCGGTTATCAGGCCAACCTGGGTGCATTATCCTGCCTCACAGGCCGTAACGACTACCTCATCCTCGACGAAAGCGACCATGCTTCCATTATCGACGGAAGCCGCCTGTCGTTCTCGAAAGTGATCAAATACAAGCACAACGACATGGACGACCTGCGCAAAAAGCTGGCGCTCCTGCCCGAGGAAGCTGTGAAACTGATCGCGACCGACGGTATTTTCAGTATGGAAGGGGACATCGTCAAACTCCCTGAACTGAATGCGATCGCACAGGAATACGATGCAACAGTGCTCGTGGACGACGCACACAGCCTGGGTGTAATCGGTGAAAAGGGCGCGGGAACTGCTTCTTATTTTGGATTAACCGAAACAACGGACCTCATTATGGGAACATTCAGCAAGTCGCTGGCTTCGCTGGGAGGTTTCATTGCCGGTGACGCCGCCACTATCGACTACCTGAAACACCGCGCGCGCTCGCTCATGTTCAGCGCGAGCATGACGCCCGCGTCCGTGGGAAGCACATTGGCCGCTTTGGATATTATCGAGACGGAACCGCACCACATGGAACGCCTTTGGGCCAATACCAGATACGCCAAAGAGTTGCTGCTCGTGAATGGTTTCGACCTGGGCGCAACCGAAAGCCCGATCCTGCCGCTGTACATCCGCGACAACGAGAAGACTTTCATCATGACACGCAGATTGCAGGACGAGGGGGTTTTCGTGAACCCGGTGGTTTCGCCAGGGGTACGCCCGGAACAGTCGCTGATCCGTTTCTCGCTCATGGCTACGCATACATTCAGCCAGATTGAGGAGGCAGTGGATAAAATGTCCCGCATTTACCGTGAGGTTTGTCCCGACGCTATTATCGAAAGACAAAGACTATGA